TTGCATCGTGTGATAtcaaataaaaagaataaaaaggtAAGAAAGAGATTGATATGACGGTTGCAATCAATCAATTTCCGACGTTttgaagaacaagaagataAAGCATACATTCCGGAAGCCCGATCCGATATGATTGAGATCAGAGCCACCGGATGTCATCAACCTAACTGAGTAGGTGAATTGTGGCCAGATAATGATATGATATACCGAACGCCAAACCACGCGCCCCGACTCTAAATGGACCCTTATCCGAAAACCAAACCTCCGTGAAGTTAAAAAATGGTGAAGAAATGAGGTAGAAGAAATGAACTGaactgaagatgaagaccgCCCTTCCAACCACGTCCCCCGATCTGCGCCGGTATCCATCGCACATTTTGCGTGCGAGTATCCGTAAAGGTGTAAAGGATAGGGAGCCACTACATAATCAAAGAATATATCAAGAGGGACCGCATATTGCCAAAGGTCTTCTGCCCCAGACAAGCATACTTTTGCCCAAAATCATGTAAGCAAAAAAGATCCATAGCCTCAACGGCTCAAGCCTCCAATAATGGCTTGTTTGTCTATCAACGAGATCGTGAAATCATACAGTCCGTCGTATATGCAAGTCGATCGTGAGCGTCACCGTCCAAGAATGTCAACGTGTCCGGATCAGTCGGGAGAAAAATCGGTGAAAAACAAGCTGTTTAAGGCGCGCGAACATAGGATCGGATGAATACCCGTACTGTTATCGTGACTCGCCAGTCACCTCTTGATGATTCGAGTGATGATTCTTGCGTTTCCAGAACGCTAACCGGAGACGGCTCTTACGCTTGGGCAATTTTCGCTGTGGTTGTTCTTGACCCGCTAGCTCATCCCATTGCGGACTTTGCCCTGTGCTGCTTCCCGTGTTGACGGACTGGGTAGAGCTGCCGGTTGTGTTCCCCATCGACGCTTGGTTCTTGTCCGAATCATCGTGGAAGAGTTGGGCATTTCCAGAGTGGAGCGTGTTCCCTGACTCCTGGTCTTCTGTTCCATGCCTAAGAGAGCCGGCACGAGGACTACGGTTATCCCAGTCTGCGTAGTCGCTTCTCGGGATGTTATCACGAGAGTAAGTTCTTTCATCACTATCGGCAGAAAGGACACTCGTAGCGTTTGTCGAAGGAGAAATGGGCGTCATGGCGTTGCTGTGCGTGCTGATGCTCTGTGTCCGAGTGCAGCTATTCCGCTGCGAATTCGAAGGCGCTGATGTGCATCCAGAGGAGACGGTGTTGGCATGATGGCGATAACATGTACCAGTCCTTGATCCATTCACCTCTACCGAGCTATCGTAGGTAACAGCACTGCTCGGTTCTTGTTGACCAGCATCACTGACTGGCTGCGTTTTCGTGGGCATGGGCTCGGCAACAGAAAATGGACGTATATTGGGCACAGCACATGACGATTTTCGAGACGGCTCATTGTCAATAGGAAACGAGTCCCCAGTAATCTCCATCGTCGACGGTCCCGGTGTGTCTGGAGAAACAACCGGACTGATCTGGTTCTCATTATAGTCACTGCCAACTGACGTACGCGCCGATCTTGCGGGACCGAAATagtcttcgccttcctgcCGCTGCTGATGTGGCTCATTTGCTGGGAACGTTTGGGAAGATTTATTGCCAGCATCTGTATCTACTTTCGCCGGCGTTGTTACCGACGTCGGTGGTGTCGTTTGCGCTTCTGTTGCTTGTCCTTCTCGAGCGGGGCTATGTGAGCGAGGAGAGACGTGTCCATCAGGACCGGCATCAACCATCAATaacggcttcttcttctccagatctGCAAGGTAGTGCCACCGGGTGTGGTTGCTCCGGATATGGTCAACGGTAAACCGCAGTCCAGCAAGGATGTCCGACACGCCTTCAAAGAGCGGAAGCGCAAAAATTGACATGAAGCCCATTTGACCTGTCGCAAGCTTGTACACGTTACCAAGCTCGGGCGGACCGCCGAAAAGGGCCGTCTCCATCCCAACCTCCTTTTCCATCTCGCCCTGGTTGGCAAACTCTTCTTGCAGAATCTTGGTCCATCTCTCGGCAACTCCCCAGGGCCGCGCCACGTTACTGATATCAGCACACTTGATCAGCAAGCCACAGACAAGTGTTTTGTACATGTCTATATCCTGAGGCTTCCAGCCATCCAGTGTCCGGTTGTTTTCTGAGTATTTCTCCTGTAAAGACCCCAGCCGCTCCATGAATTTCTGATGAACTCCCATATCTGTGGCCAAAATGGAGCTGATGAGCAGCTTCCGCAGTTGCTTGTCTTTGAATGCTGCGGGCCAATAGCGGCGGAGTATTTGTGAGAAGGCTGCGCAGTGAAAGGCTTCCAACACTGAATTGTCGTTGTAGAGCTGGGCTAAAGGCGCGTTCAActtgacgaggaagaagttaTTGACACCCGGGTGGCCGACATCGTGGCCGATTGCCGCAATCAATAATGTAAGCGAATCAAATGGCTTGAGCATAGACGCAATTGGACAGTCGGCATCGGTCCGGACACCAATCGATCTATAACTAGGCAGCGCGCCGATGtgaagcaagaagcagaaaacgGACTGCAAGACATCGATCGCATGCCGAAAATTGTGGTAGAGGACAAATGAGTTGTAAGATGCGCGACAAGCCAGCAGAAACGTTCGCAGTTCGCCGGGCGTTAGCTTCCACTCTTCCAGTTCGGGTATCGTAAACGCATGTTGAAGCATCGCATACGCCGCGAAAACAAGTTCATCATCAGAAAACTCGTGGGCAGTAAAGTTCCATTGACCCAACCGTTGTTTGACGTATTCTTCACGCTCCTCAGTGACATTAAATTCCCTGTCGCTAGCTATTAGCATGCGTACTGAGATGACTGTATGCTCCCATAACTTACCCGTCATGAAGTTCCTCGACAACATCCTCGGGGTTGCAGATGCCTTTCATCAGTTTGGATACCCTTCAACAAGTCAGCATTACCATATCAGTAACCAAATACAGCACAAACTTACATTGCTTCTCTCAGGTAAGAGTATGGTTGTTCATCATGTACGCCCACCCACGAGTGCTTTCGCAACTTTCTCCGAGAGAGGAAGCGCGAGTGTTCTCTAAGAGCCGTTTTCCGAGTCCGAAAGGCATGGATAACCAAGCTTTGAATCCTGACTTTATCCACCGGTCCCGACAAAACATCAACGGCACCTGCATCTAGACATCTCGAGATATGTTGAGGGAGGGGAATGTGCGTCGGTTGTAGTTGTTGCAGATCAATAGATGCAGAGGTGGGTTCTCTAAGTGGTGGGCGTaggatggcgatgggaatGACGAGATTTGGTCCATCATGGGACTGGATATCGTTTGAAAGTCCTGAGAGTAGTTTTAGATCGGACATGCCGCCGTCGTTTTGCGCCGAGAATGTGAACCCGCGGGCAAGcggttgaggagatgggggtTCTTGCCAAGATCCACGACTCGTGCTGCGGTGCGTTAAAGACGGGGCATCCTCGGAGTGAAGGTCGATGTCGAAGAACGCGAAAACCGGCGTACAATTATTTGCAGCATCATCGCTTATTTCTGCGAGTTTCGAAACGAGCGACGCGCCGGCTTGACAAAGGTACACTGTTTTCGAGAATCAGTCAGCATCGAATATAACTCGGGGCGAAAATACGAGGCATGCATACTTCGTCGGCAGACATCCAGGAGAACTTCGATATCCGACCGAAGCGACTCAGGTTCATCGGAGGATATCAGCGAACCGGCAGGAGCGCCTTGATGCACCCATCGTTCTGACTGGATGCGGTGATCGATATAGATTGCAGAGCAGTCGATGTGATCCATCATGTCAATCGGATCTGGGACACCCATGGCTCGGGGCCTCGAAATCCGACACCAATCCACTCGACAACAGTATCTATACGAAGGACAAAGGGGAAACGCTCGCTACCCGGTTTAGACTCGCCCGCATAGGTCGAGGCTCCCAGGTAGTGCGAGTTTGTTGTGGTGAAGGCAATCCAAGACAGAACGAGCGGCGGGCGATAGTATCCGTAATAATAGGCGATATCGTTGATCTGGGTGGTGAAAGTAGAATAGGAGGGAGCGGTTTAAAAGGAAGGACAGTCGAAGAGAGTGAAGCGacttattttatctattcaGGATTGTTGGATTGCGTCAGTGATTCGTCTTCCTAGGGTTTTGGCTTCGAAGGTAGGTATGCAGCGGCGCAAGCAAGAAGCAGGGGCAGGCTGCAGTGGACGAGCTGCAGCATGGAAAAACATCGGCGACGACCTGCAGTCGATAAAAAGCGCAGTATCCGCACAATGAGTTTGTTCGCTGCAGTCGTCCACCAGGGTTAGGACCGGGGGAGGGGGACGCGGGCGCAAAAGTCCCTGTCTGAGACGGAGCAGCAGAGCAGTTCTTTGTACCGCCCGTCGAGGGTCCGGACGGGAACGCGGGCGCGAGGCACGGATGGCAGGGTACAGAGTAGTTTCTCACTCACACTGATGATCCGAGAGTTGATTCGAGTGATGACAGGTCGAGGAGAGAATAAGCGGCGAAGGAAATACAAGAGTAAGAACCAATTGCTGGCGTTACTGCTGTGAGAAGTCTCCCACGGGGCGAAATGCGCCCAATCAATCTGCCACCCAGGG
This genomic interval from Aspergillus puulaauensis MK2 DNA, chromosome 7, nearly complete sequence contains the following:
- the pdeB gene encoding 3',5'-cyclic-nucleotide phosphodiesterase PDE2 (COG:T;~EggNog:ENOG410PI3P;~InterPro:IPR002073,IPR036971,IPR023088,IPR003607, IPR023174;~PFAM:PF00233;~go_function: GO:0004114 - 3',5'-cyclic-nucleotide phosphodiesterase activity [Evidence IEA];~go_function: GO:0008081 - phosphoric diester hydrolase activity [Evidence IEA];~go_process: GO:0007165 - signal transduction [Evidence IEA]): MGVPDPIDMMDHIDCSAIYIDHRIQSERWVHQGAPAGSLISSDEPESLRSDIEVLLDVCRRMYLCQAGASLVSKLAEISDDAANNCTPVFAFFDIDLHSEDAPSLTHRSTSRGSWQEPPSPQPLARGFTFSAQNDGGMSDLKLLSGLSNDIQSHDGPNLVIPIAILRPPLREPTSASIDLQQLQPTHIPLPQHISRCLDAGAVDVLSGPVDKVRIQSLVIHAFRTRKTALREHSRFLSRRKLRKHSWVGVHDEQPYSYLREAMVSKLMKGICNPEDVVEELHDGEFNVTEEREEYVKQRLGQWNFTAHEFSDDELVFAAYAMLQHAFTIPELEEWKLTPGELRTFLLACRASYNSFVLYHNFRHAIDVLQSVFCFLLHIGALPSYRSIGVRTDADCPIASMLKPFDSLTLLIAAIGHDVGHPGVNNFFLVKLNAPLAQLYNDNSVLEAFHCAAFSQILRRYWPAAFKDKQLRKLLISSILATDMGVHQKFMERLGSLQEKYSENNRTLDGWKPQDIDMYKTLVCGLLIKCADISNVARPWGVAERWTKILQEEFANQGEMEKEVGMETALFGGPPELGNVYKLATGQMGFMSIFALPLFEGVSDILAGLRFTVDHIRSNHTRWHYLADLEKKKPLLMVDAGPDGHVSPRSHSPAREGQATEAQTTPPTSVTTPAKVDTDAGNKSSQTFPANEPHQQRQEGEDYFGPARSARTSVGSDYNENQISPVVSPDTPGPSTMEITGDSFPIDNEPSRKSSCAVPNIRPFSVAEPMPTKTQPVSDAGQQEPSSAVTYDSSVEVNGSRTGTCYRHHANTVSSGCTSAPSNSQRNSCTRTQSISTHSNAMTPISPSTNATSVLSADSDERTYSRDNIPRSDYADWDNRSPRAGSLRHGTEDQESGNTLHSGNAQLFHDDSDKNQASMGNTTGSSTQSVNTGSSTGQSPQWDELAGQEQPQRKLPKRKSRLRLAFWKRKNHHSNHQEVTGESR